In Hermetia illucens chromosome 1, iHerIll2.2.curated.20191125, whole genome shotgun sequence, one genomic interval encodes:
- the LOC119650837 gene encoding bone morphogenetic protein receptor type-1B isoform X1: MAEKSLIVRGLCARNILLLCLVMFLQQIDSGEMKHTISHINDRVLTCYCDGHCPGNSPNSTCQTRPGGSCFSAVEAEYEEETGMYVEYRTFGCMAPEENGGLLMCKVAKVPHLHGKNILCCDGEDLCNRDLNPKFTPKTPVPPVKPAEEALSSNYFVIFSSIIVGLSVFAVLIVVAFLTYRRREKQRKQPRLMDGMCGSQLAPLQDLVEQSSGSGSAALPLLVQRTIAKQVQIIQPIGRGQYGEVWLAKWRDEKVAVKIFFTSQEASWFRETEIYQTVLMRHDNILGFIAADIKGTGSYTQMLLITDYHERGSLYDYLQKNVLSPQKLQVLAYSLAAGLTHLHTEICCRRTKPAIAHRDLKSKNILVKRNGQCAIADFGLAVKYSSEHNEIHIAQNETRVGTRRYMAPEVLDHSLNPQQFEAFKMADMYSMALVLWEMCRRCCTPIKGTISTTCEDYALPYHDYVPFDPSFEEMHAVVCVKEIRPPVPSRWQDDEVLATLAKIMQECWHPNPTVRLTSLRVKKTLKKLEGICINIV, from the exons ATCGTGTATTAACTTGCTATTGCGATGGACACTGCCCAGGAAATTCACCAAACTCAACTTGCCAGACACGACCAGGAGGTTCGTGTTTCAGCGCAGTTGAAGCTGAATATGAAGAAGAAACAGGAATGTATGTCGAATACAGAACATTTGGTTGCATGGCTCCAGAAGAAAATGGTGGACTGTTAATG tgTAAAGTCGCCAAAGTACCACATCTACATGGAAAAAACATATTATGCTGTGACGGAGAGGATCTATGCAACCGTGACCTGAACCCCAAGTTCACGCCAAAAACGCCTGTGCCGCCAGTAAAGCCAGCTGAAGAGGCGCTTAGTAGTAATTATTTCGTAATTTTCTCATCAATCATCGTAGGTCTGTCAGTATTCGCGGTCCTTATCGTAGTGGCATTCCTAACATACAGACGTCGTGAGAAACAACGCAAACAACCACGCCTTATGGACGGAATGTGCGGAAGTCAGTTGGCTCCTCTACAAGATTTGGTGGAACAGAGTTCCGGGTCAGGTTCTGCGGCGCTACCGCTTCTAGTACAAAGAACAATTGCTAAACAAGTACAAATAATACAACCAATTGGTCGTGGACAATACGGTGAAGTGTGGCTTGCCAAGTGGCGTGACGAGAAGGTGGCAGTTAAAATTTTCTTTACATCCCAAGAGGCATCGTGGTTCCGCGAAACAGAAATTTATCAGACCGTTCTTATGCGACATGATAATATCTTGGGCTTCATTGCTGCCGATATAAAGGGTACAGGGTCGTACACTCAGATGCTTTTGATAACAGATTACCATGAGAGGGGAAGTCTTTATGATTATCTGCAGAAGAATGTTCTTAGCCCACAAAAATTGCAAGTCCTAGCCTACTCCCTGGCTGCAGGCCTAACTCATCTTCACACTGAAATCTGTTGCCGTCGTACTAAGCCAGCTATCGCTCATCGTGACCTGAAGAGCAAGAATATATTGGTCAAACGCAACGGTCAATGTGCCATAGCCGATTTCGGACTGGCTGTTAAATATTCCAGCGAACATAACGAAATTCACATTGCCCAGAATGAGACACGCGTGGGAACCCGACGTTACATGGCTCCTGAAGTTTTGGATCACTCTCTGAATCCTCAGCAATTCGAGGCCTTCAAAATGGCTGATATGTACTCTATGGCTTTGGTGTTGTGGGAAATGTGCCGACGATGCTGCACTCCGATCAAAGGAACAATATCGACAACTTGCGAAGACTATGCTCTGCCTTATCACGATTATGTCCCATTCGATCCTAGTTTCGAGGAAATGCATGCTGTTGTATGCGTAAAGGAAATCCGTCCGCCAGTTCCTTCAAGATGGCAAGATGACGAGGTACTTGCCACCCTTGCAAAGATCATGCAGGAATGCTGGCATCCGAATCCAACAGTTCGATTGACGTCGTTAAGGGTGAAGAAAACACTAAAGAAATTAGAAGGGATTTGTATAAATATTGTGTAG
- the LOC119650837 gene encoding bone morphogenetic protein receptor type-1B isoform X2, with protein sequence MAPRSRKKKAHDRVLTCYCDGHCPGNSPNSTCQTRPGGSCFSAVEAEYEEETGMYVEYRTFGCMAPEENGGLLMCKVAKVPHLHGKNILCCDGEDLCNRDLNPKFTPKTPVPPVKPAEEALSSNYFVIFSSIIVGLSVFAVLIVVAFLTYRRREKQRKQPRLMDGMCGSQLAPLQDLVEQSSGSGSAALPLLVQRTIAKQVQIIQPIGRGQYGEVWLAKWRDEKVAVKIFFTSQEASWFRETEIYQTVLMRHDNILGFIAADIKGTGSYTQMLLITDYHERGSLYDYLQKNVLSPQKLQVLAYSLAAGLTHLHTEICCRRTKPAIAHRDLKSKNILVKRNGQCAIADFGLAVKYSSEHNEIHIAQNETRVGTRRYMAPEVLDHSLNPQQFEAFKMADMYSMALVLWEMCRRCCTPIKGTISTTCEDYALPYHDYVPFDPSFEEMHAVVCVKEIRPPVPSRWQDDEVLATLAKIMQECWHPNPTVRLTSLRVKKTLKKLEGICINIV encoded by the exons ATCGTGTATTAACTTGCTATTGCGATGGACACTGCCCAGGAAATTCACCAAACTCAACTTGCCAGACACGACCAGGAGGTTCGTGTTTCAGCGCAGTTGAAGCTGAATATGAAGAAGAAACAGGAATGTATGTCGAATACAGAACATTTGGTTGCATGGCTCCAGAAGAAAATGGTGGACTGTTAATG tgTAAAGTCGCCAAAGTACCACATCTACATGGAAAAAACATATTATGCTGTGACGGAGAGGATCTATGCAACCGTGACCTGAACCCCAAGTTCACGCCAAAAACGCCTGTGCCGCCAGTAAAGCCAGCTGAAGAGGCGCTTAGTAGTAATTATTTCGTAATTTTCTCATCAATCATCGTAGGTCTGTCAGTATTCGCGGTCCTTATCGTAGTGGCATTCCTAACATACAGACGTCGTGAGAAACAACGCAAACAACCACGCCTTATGGACGGAATGTGCGGAAGTCAGTTGGCTCCTCTACAAGATTTGGTGGAACAGAGTTCCGGGTCAGGTTCTGCGGCGCTACCGCTTCTAGTACAAAGAACAATTGCTAAACAAGTACAAATAATACAACCAATTGGTCGTGGACAATACGGTGAAGTGTGGCTTGCCAAGTGGCGTGACGAGAAGGTGGCAGTTAAAATTTTCTTTACATCCCAAGAGGCATCGTGGTTCCGCGAAACAGAAATTTATCAGACCGTTCTTATGCGACATGATAATATCTTGGGCTTCATTGCTGCCGATATAAAGGGTACAGGGTCGTACACTCAGATGCTTTTGATAACAGATTACCATGAGAGGGGAAGTCTTTATGATTATCTGCAGAAGAATGTTCTTAGCCCACAAAAATTGCAAGTCCTAGCCTACTCCCTGGCTGCAGGCCTAACTCATCTTCACACTGAAATCTGTTGCCGTCGTACTAAGCCAGCTATCGCTCATCGTGACCTGAAGAGCAAGAATATATTGGTCAAACGCAACGGTCAATGTGCCATAGCCGATTTCGGACTGGCTGTTAAATATTCCAGCGAACATAACGAAATTCACATTGCCCAGAATGAGACACGCGTGGGAACCCGACGTTACATGGCTCCTGAAGTTTTGGATCACTCTCTGAATCCTCAGCAATTCGAGGCCTTCAAAATGGCTGATATGTACTCTATGGCTTTGGTGTTGTGGGAAATGTGCCGACGATGCTGCACTCCGATCAAAGGAACAATATCGACAACTTGCGAAGACTATGCTCTGCCTTATCACGATTATGTCCCATTCGATCCTAGTTTCGAGGAAATGCATGCTGTTGTATGCGTAAAGGAAATCCGTCCGCCAGTTCCTTCAAGATGGCAAGATGACGAGGTACTTGCCACCCTTGCAAAGATCATGCAGGAATGCTGGCATCCGAATCCAACAGTTCGATTGACGTCGTTAAGGGTGAAGAAAACACTAAAGAAATTAGAAGGGATTTGTATAAATATTGTGTAG